Proteins encoded by one window of Elaeis guineensis isolate ETL-2024a chromosome 12, EG11, whole genome shotgun sequence:
- the LOC105054905 gene encoding uncharacterized protein isoform X5: MVEEVKMEDGKNDRIQEISLPSCSPDSDGSCEMTPGTISGRTSGPTRRSTKGGWTDKEDDLLVKAVKQFNGKNWKKIAELFPGRSDVQCLHRWQKVLNPELVKGTWTKEEDDRIIKLVAKHGCKKWSVIAKSLPGRIGKQCRERTDNSIKNHWNCSVKKKLGSCLASGIPSQPFGNPAFKLNSHQETVGSLKSHPAKLGTPDQTPSVDNHFMTSSTGFDFQNASIGRKELSSDTSLIGNSKCLKADDQHTLADDTECLKLEVKPSPTSDPKCRKSEAIFSANPSNWQEDRSPCSSRQTSLSFSTVLLCRLTDLWHGNNPAHASVTDDLHGTPTPQSKALPSVFDEFYSHVPSKESSIKRRPKSPKMSEEHAFNKNDLTIKNMDSNYVTDTSKMLTIDSSNNDMVDDHNQVTSTPLSCDGGNVGSLPYPTLQLTHEGSSLSGEVKSKTESYVKQTQSPVQYCTPPVISPSHTFSPRDPISYLRAAAKSFKDTPSIFRRRRLLDLSRTHILNGKHFSQSSNDSFGTRS; this comes from the exons ATGGTGGAAGAAGTAAAGATGGAAGACGGCAAGAATGATAGGATTCAGGAGATTTCTCTGCCATCGTGTTCTCCGGATTCAGATGGCAGTTGCGAGATGACTCCTGGCACTATTTCtgg TAGAACAAGTGGTCCAACTAGGAGATCAACAAAGGGAGGCTGGACAGACAAGGAG GATGATCTTTTGGTTAAAGCTGTGAAGCAATTCAATGGGAAAAATTGGAAGAAAATAG CTGAACTTTTTCCAGGCCGGTCAGATGTTCAGTGCTTACATCGTTGGCAGAAAGTTCTCAATCCTGAGCTAGTTAAAGGAACTTGGACCAAAGAG GAAGATGACCGTATAATCAAGCTAGTTGCAAAGCATGGTTGTAAGAAGTGGTCTGTCATTGCAAAGTCTTTGCCAGGCCGCATAGGCAAGCAATGTCGAGAGAG gACAGATAACTCAATAAAGAATCATTGGAACTGCTCTGTAAAGAAGAAGTTGGGCTCATGTTTGGCATCAGGAATTCCTAGTCAGCCGTTTGGAAATCCTGCTTTCAAATTGAACAGTCACCAAGAAACAGTGGGAAGCCTCAAATCACATCCTGCAAAACTAGGTACACCTGATCAGACACCAAGTGTAGATAATCATTTTATGACTTCCTCAACaggttttgattttcaaaatgcTAGTATAGGAAGGAAGGAGTTGAGTTCGGACACTTCTCTTATTGGAAATTCCAAATGCCTCAAAGCAGATGACCAGCATACTTTAGCAGATGATACTGAATGCTTGAAGTTAGAGGTGAAACCAAGTCCAACAAGTGACCCTAAATGCAGGAAATCAGAGGCAATTTTTTCTGCAAATCCTTCTAATTGGCAGGAAGATAGAAGTCCATGTTCAAGTCGCCAAACTAGTTTGTCATTCAGCACTGTGTTGCTGTGTCGTTTGACTGATTTGTGGCATGGAAATAATCCCGCTCATGCTAGTGTGACAGATGATTTGCATGGTACTCCTACACCCCAATCTAAGGCACTTCCTTCTGTTTTCGATGAGTTTTATTCACATGTTCCATCTAAAGAGTCTTCCATTAAGAGAAGACCTAAATCTCCTAAAATGTCCGAGGAGCATGCTTTTAATAAGAATGATTTgaccatcaaaaatatggattcaaaTTATGTGACTGATACTTCAAAAATGCTAACTATTGATTCAAGTAACAATGACATGGTTGATGACCATAACCAAGTAACCAGCACACCTCTAAGTTGTGATGGTGGAAATGTTGGCTCATTGCCATACCCAACTTTGCAGTTGACACATGAAGGAAGTTCTCTTTCAGGTGAGGTAAAATCTAAAACGGAGAGTTATGTCAAACAGACACAGAGCCCAGTTCAGTATTGTACACCGCCAGTCATTTCACCAAGTCATACTTTTAGTCCAAGGGATCCGATATCTTATTTAAGGGCTGCAGCAAAGAGCTTCAAAGATACTCCATCAATTTTCAGAAGGCGCAGACTTCTTGATCTCAGCAGAACTCATATTTTGAATGGCAAACATTTTTCTCAGTCCTCTAATGACT CATTCGGCACGAGGAGCTGA